Proteins found in one Hyla sarda isolate aHylSar1 chromosome 7, aHylSar1.hap1, whole genome shotgun sequence genomic segment:
- the LOC130282616 gene encoding zinc finger protein 883-like isoform X1, with product MSKCLRVTEESVSDEEEWNIIVHSKQTEYNLKKHTTAESQEGESPLDIDLRDDRDLERNLSCENVHIGSGLQDGATYHTQQYPSDIKEELVQNDAEPRIYKSPDYIQYSSTCIKEEPLLQNGQILKYPNLFTPSDHTEHPSSYIKEEPASYEGKKLPDNSDNIQYLCPYIKEEPPSYDGGYVTDHTVCTTTDHTGQHPPACIKEENVIDPKMYVVADHTQYLSNAVKQELDMSLDHTEGIKEEPAPSPEDENLVPADIQKHGDRIKEPSNLWDEGKFTENSINSFTITGEYIEGLDLTDEKNKPSEVKAASPSRETSKTTYTCPVCKRGFNNHGNLVRHRETHKGKKMTCVECGADFCNKTDLSVHVRTHKISRSLYCSECDKIFASNSHLIIHERIHTGEKPFACSECGKCFSSKSNLAEHMRVHTGSKQFCCMVCGKSYARKDNLVSHQRIHEGEVTFTCSKCGRCFVDEHKFIRHQKFHTLDRPFPCNLCGKRFTHKALLLRHERTHMDTKPSVCSDCGKCFPKQGELVKHQRSHTGEKPFTCVECGKCFGTGSGLINHKKIHTSEKPFACSECGNRFKQKNNLVRHRRVHTVQKPYTCADCGKGFTTKSNFNIHQRIHTVRRQLSCPQCGKHFPYKSKLKEHLESHEKP from the coding sequence ATGAGCAAGTGTTTACGTGTGACAGAAGAGTCCGTGTCAGATGAAGAAGAATGGAATATTATTGTTCATAGTAAACAGACAGAATATAACCTAAAGAAACATACAACAGCGGAGTCACAGGAAGGAGAAAGCCCATTAGACATTGACCTTCGTGACGATAGAGATCTGGAACGCAACCTCTCATGTGAGAACGTTCATATAGGATCAGGCTTACAAGATGGAGCCACATATCATACCCAACAATATCCATCTGATATTAAGGAAGAACTAGTTCAAAATGATGCAGAACCTAGAATTTATAAATCCCCAGATTATATACAATATTCATCTACTTGTATTAAGGAAGAACCTCTTCTACAGAATGGACAAATCCTTAAATATCCCAACCTTTTTACACCCTCTGATCATACAGAACATCCGTCTTCTTATATTAAGGAAGAACCAGCCTCATATGAAGGAAAGAAACTTCCAGATAattcagacaatatacagtatttatgtCCATATATTAAAGAGGAACCCCCCTCATATGATGGAGGATATGTCACAGACCACACTGTCTGTACAACCACAGATCATACAGGACAACATCCACCGGCTTGTATTAAGGAGGAAAATGTCATAGACCCCAAAATGTATGTAGTGGCAGATCATACGCAATATCTATCTAATGCAGTGAAGCAGGAATTAGATATGTCTCTGGATCATACAGAAGGAATTAAGGAGGAACCAGCTCCTTCTCCTGAAGATGAAAATCTTGTTCCTGCAGACATCCAAAAACACGGAGATCGAATTAAAGAGCCATCGAACCTCTGGGATGAAGGGAAATTTACAGAGAACAGTATTAATTCATTTACGATTACCGGGGAGTATATAGAAGGACTCGATCTGACAGAtgagaaaaataagccctcaGAAGTGAAAGCTGCATCTCCATCCCGAGAGACATCAAAGACCACCTATACCTGCCCTGTGTGCAAAAGAGGCTTCAATAACCACGGTAACCTAGTAAGACACCGGGAGACGCACAAAGGAAAGAAAATGACGTGTGTGGAGTGCGGGGCCGACTTCTGCAATAAAACTGATCTCTCTGTGCACGTACGGACGCACAAAATCAGCAGAAGTTTATATTGTTCGGAATGTGACAAGATATTCGCCAGCAACTCTCATCTTATCATCcacgagagaattcacacaggagagaagccgttcgCTTGCTCGGAATGCGGGAAATGTTTTTCCAGCAAGTCTAATCTCGCCGAGCACATGAGGGTCCACACGGGATCTAAACAATTCTGTTGCATGGTGTGCGGAAAATCTTACGCACGCAAAGACAACCTGGTCAGCCACCAGCGAATTCACGAAGGAGAAGTGACCTTCACGTGCTCTAAATGTGGTCGCTGCTTCGTGGACGAGCACAAGTTTATCCGACATCAGAAATTTCACACGTTGGACAGACCCTTCCCTTGCAACCTTTGTGGGAAGCGTTTCACCCATAAGGCTCTGCTGCTTAGACACGAGCGGACGCACATGGACACGAAACCGTCTGTGTGTTCAGACTGTGGGAAGTGTTTCCCGAAACAAGGTGAACTGGTGAAGCATCAGAGATCTCACACCGGAGAGAAACCCTTCACTTGTGTCGAGTGTGGGAAGTGTTTCGGCACGGGATCGGGTCTAATAAATCACAAGAAGATACACACCAGCGAGAAACCTTTTGCATGTTCTGAATGCGGTAATAGATTCAAGCAGAAGAACAACCTGGTCAGACACCGTAGAGTCCACACTGTACAGAAACCGTATACTTGTGCTGACTGCGGGAAAGGATTTACCACCAAGTCAAACTTCAACATCCATCAGAGGATTCACACTGTGAGGAGACAACTCTCCTGCCCCCAATGTGGGAAACATTTCCCATATAAAAGCAAACTAAAGGAACACCTGGAAAGTCACGAAAAGCCATGA